The Pedobacter mucosus genome window below encodes:
- a CDS encoding pyridoxamine 5'-phosphate oxidase family protein, translated as MTKVIYLSLNYTDIYTKEYLFMLGELNKRQLIDILERQVIGRLGCHANGETYIVPVNYVYRDNAIYAHSGNGKKIEMMRANPKVCFQVDEIIDTFRWKSGILWGTYEELFGEERQQAMQGIIHKIMPLTNKPSQEPSHGIDPNKHQNIIVYKIELTEVTGRFETHDLD; from the coding sequence GTGACAAAGGTCATTTATCTAAGCTTAAATTATACTGATATTTATACAAAAGAATATTTATTTATGCTCGGAGAATTAAATAAAAGGCAGCTCATTGATATTTTGGAGCGCCAAGTGATAGGAAGATTAGGCTGCCATGCAAATGGAGAAACCTATATTGTGCCTGTTAATTATGTTTATAGAGATAACGCTATTTATGCTCATTCTGGAAACGGGAAGAAAATTGAAATGATGCGGGCTAATCCAAAGGTATGCTTTCAGGTAGATGAGATTATTGATACATTCAGGTGGAAAAGCGGCATACTTTGGGGTACTTATGAAGAGTTATTTGGTGAGGAAAGACAGCAAGCGATGCAAGGTATTATTCACAAAATTATGCCGTTAACTAATAAACCAAGTCAAGAACCTTCGCATGGCATTGATCCTAATAAACATCAAAATATTATTGTATATAAAATTGAATTAACAGAGGTTACCGGGCGATTTGAAACTCACGACTTAGATTAG
- a CDS encoding M14 family zinc carboxypeptidase, protein MRIFFVFCFLNALNAMAQKTPYELSNQTETTTYDAAISYYKKIASTYPQSKLLTYGNTDFGKPLHLLVLSKDKTFDPIAIRKSNKRILLINNGIHPGEPEGIDASMMLARDLLKENRLPKNVVICIIPIYNIDGSFNRTATSRANQNGPVAYGFRGNSKNLDLNRDFIKTDSKNSAAFQLIFNTWQPEIFVDTHTSNGADYQYVMTLIPTQKDKLNAILSGYLTETLVPDLYKEMEKKGYPMIPYVNSISETPDDGITGFIESPRYSTGYTTLHNTIGFMPETHMLKAYNLRVDATYKLLQTYIDIVERDAKIIGENKLKADKYLANQKEFPLAWKLNKTVVNDLTFKGFEAGKKPSEVSGTDRLFYNRTKPYTKIIKEWNKFEPAVSIQKPIAYIIPKAWDKVIALLKLNNVEVNELKIDAKIEVESYYIGDFKTGTRPYEGHYLHSAVQLNPVKQALQYYAGDFVVYANQKTNRYLIETLEPQSTDSFFNWNFFDSILDMKEHYSAYVFEDTATEILKHNPSLKKKLDDKKAADINFAKDGAAQLEFVYRNSDYYEKTHNRYPIARLISDVKLELK, encoded by the coding sequence ATGAGAATATTTTTTGTGTTTTGTTTTCTTAATGCATTAAATGCTATGGCGCAAAAAACACCTTACGAGTTAAGTAATCAAACCGAAACCACAACATACGATGCTGCTATTTCCTATTATAAAAAGATAGCCAGCACTTATCCACAGTCAAAATTACTAACCTATGGAAATACTGATTTTGGGAAACCATTGCATCTTCTGGTATTATCAAAAGATAAAACCTTTGACCCGATAGCAATTAGAAAGAGTAACAAAAGAATTTTACTAATTAACAATGGCATCCATCCGGGCGAACCTGAAGGAATAGACGCTTCAATGATGCTTGCCCGGGATTTATTAAAAGAAAACAGACTTCCTAAAAACGTAGTAATCTGTATTATTCCGATTTACAATATTGATGGAAGTTTTAATCGTACTGCAACATCAAGGGCAAATCAAAATGGACCAGTAGCTTATGGTTTTAGAGGGAACAGCAAAAATTTAGATTTAAATCGTGATTTTATAAAAACGGATTCTAAAAATTCTGCCGCTTTCCAATTGATTTTTAATACCTGGCAACCCGAAATATTTGTTGATACTCATACCAGTAATGGAGCCGATTATCAATATGTGATGACCCTTATTCCAACTCAAAAAGATAAATTAAATGCCATCCTATCTGGATATTTGACCGAAACACTAGTTCCTGATTTGTACAAGGAAATGGAAAAAAAAGGTTATCCAATGATTCCGTATGTAAATTCTATTAGTGAAACACCTGATGATGGAATAACCGGTTTTATTGAATCGCCCAGGTATTCTACCGGGTATACAACGTTACATAATACCATCGGATTTATGCCTGAAACACACATGTTAAAGGCATATAATTTGCGTGTGGATGCAACTTATAAATTATTGCAAACCTATATAGATATTGTAGAACGCGATGCTAAGATAATAGGAGAAAATAAGCTTAAAGCAGATAAATATTTAGCTAACCAAAAGGAATTTCCTTTAGCTTGGAAATTAAATAAAACGGTGGTTAATGATTTAACTTTTAAAGGTTTTGAAGCAGGAAAAAAGCCAAGTGAGGTAAGCGGAACTGATCGTCTATTTTATAATCGGACTAAGCCTTATACGAAAATAATTAAGGAATGGAATAAGTTTGAGCCTGCTGTTTCTATTCAAAAGCCGATAGCATATATTATTCCAAAGGCTTGGGATAAAGTGATTGCTTTGCTTAAGTTGAATAATGTGGAAGTAAATGAACTAAAAATTGATGCTAAAATAGAAGTGGAGAGCTATTATATTGGAGATTTTAAAACAGGCACTCGTCCTTATGAAGGTCATTATTTGCATTCTGCCGTACAGTTAAATCCGGTAAAACAGGCTTTGCAATATTATGCTGGCGATTTTGTTGTATATGCAAATCAAAAAACCAATCGTTATCTCATCGAAACATTAGAGCCGCAGTCAACTGATTCTTTTTTTAATTGGAATTTTTTCGATTCTATTTTAGATATGAAAGAACATTATTCGGCTTACGTTTTCGAAGATACAGCAACAGAAATTTTGAAGCATAATCCATCGCTTAAAAAGAAATTGGATGATAAAAAAGCGGCAGATATCAACTTTGCAAAAGATGGAGCGGCACAGTTAGAATTTGTTTACAGAAATTCTGATTACTATGAAAAAACACACAATCGTTATCCAATAGCACGTCTAATTTCAGATGTAAAACTTGAATTAAAATAA
- the polA gene encoding DNA polymerase I produces the protein MKKLFLLDGMALMYRAHFALSKNPRFTSSGINTSAVMGFTNTLLDVLKKEKPTHIAVVFDTDAPTERHTTFEAYKAHRQAMPEDLAAAMPYVIKLITGFNIPVITSDGYEADDIIGTLAKKAELKGYQVFCMTPDKDFAQLVSENIFIYKPARMGNDMEIMGVKEILAKWEIENVLQVIDILGLWGDAVDNIPGIPGIGEKTSKLLIKQYGSMENIIAHAHELKGKQRENIENFAEQGLLSKKLATIQLDVPVELDEESLLLCDPSKDLLEPLFTELEFRTLGRRVFGDEFSVTTARFSEGTQTDLFGNQTGETITYTNTLEEEEPEEKLPPKTIENTEHNYMLVETAEQRAELIKTLLAQKRISFDTETTGTDANMADLVGLSFSIKPGEGYYIPLSAIREEAQIIVDEFRVVLENDKIEKIGQNTKYDILVLKWYGVQVQGKIFDTMLAHYLIDPDTRHGMDILSENYLGYTPISITKLIGAKGKNQGTMRDVPVIDVVDYAAEDADVTLQLAHIFEPKLIELNAAKLAEEIENPLVYVLADIEKEGVRIDIETLQAYSKELEKEIIKFEQNVYDKAGIKFNLASPKQLGEVLFDKLQLDPKAKKTKTGQYQTGEDVLSALAHKSDIVQDILDFRQLQKLKSTYVDALPLMVNPKTGRVHTSYNQAVAATGRLSSNNPNLQNIPIRTERGREVRKAFIARDENHILLSADYSQIELRIIADISKEENMLDAFSKGIDIHTATAAKVYGISIEDVDGTQRRNAKAVNFGIIYGQSAFGLSQNLGIPRKEAADIIEQYFTQYPGIKRYMSDTMNFARENGFVETIMGRRRYLRDINSANQTVRGFAERNAINAPIQGSAADMIKIAMINIHKEMKAQKMQSTMTMQVHDELVFDVLRTEKDAMKAIIHDKMVNAIKLTVPIVVEIGEGDNWLAAH, from the coding sequence ATGAAAAAACTTTTTCTTTTAGATGGAATGGCGCTCATGTACAGGGCACATTTTGCATTAAGTAAAAACCCAAGATTTACATCATCGGGCATCAATACATCTGCAGTAATGGGTTTTACCAATACGTTACTTGATGTTTTGAAGAAAGAAAAACCAACGCATATTGCAGTTGTATTTGATACTGATGCGCCAACAGAGCGGCATACAACTTTTGAAGCATACAAAGCCCATCGCCAAGCCATGCCCGAAGATTTAGCTGCGGCAATGCCTTATGTGATTAAGCTAATTACCGGATTTAACATTCCCGTAATCACATCTGATGGTTATGAAGCTGATGATATTATCGGAACGCTGGCTAAAAAAGCAGAGCTAAAAGGCTATCAGGTTTTCTGTATGACGCCCGATAAAGATTTTGCCCAACTGGTTTCAGAAAATATTTTTATTTACAAACCCGCTCGGATGGGGAACGATATGGAGATAATGGGCGTGAAAGAAATATTAGCTAAATGGGAAATAGAAAATGTTCTTCAAGTAATTGATATTTTAGGATTATGGGGTGATGCAGTTGATAACATCCCTGGGATACCTGGAATAGGCGAAAAAACATCTAAGCTATTAATTAAGCAATATGGATCGATGGAAAACATCATCGCCCATGCACACGAATTAAAAGGAAAGCAGAGAGAAAATATCGAGAATTTTGCTGAACAAGGTTTACTGTCCAAAAAATTGGCAACTATTCAGCTGGATGTTCCAGTAGAACTGGATGAAGAAAGCTTGTTGCTTTGCGATCCAAGTAAAGATTTATTAGAACCTCTTTTTACCGAATTAGAATTTAGAACTTTAGGTCGCAGGGTATTTGGCGATGAGTTTTCTGTAACTACAGCACGATTTTCTGAAGGAACGCAAACCGACTTATTTGGAAATCAAACAGGCGAAACCATCACCTATACCAATACATTAGAAGAGGAAGAACCTGAAGAAAAACTTCCACCAAAAACAATAGAAAATACCGAACATAATTACATGTTAGTTGAAACAGCTGAACAAAGAGCTGAATTAATTAAAACTTTACTTGCACAAAAAAGAATTTCTTTTGATACAGAAACCACCGGAACAGATGCAAATATGGCTGATTTAGTAGGTCTATCTTTTTCGATAAAACCTGGCGAAGGTTATTATATTCCGCTTTCTGCTATCAGAGAAGAAGCGCAAATTATCGTAGATGAATTTCGCGTTGTTCTAGAAAATGATAAGATCGAAAAGATTGGCCAGAATACTAAATATGATATTTTAGTGCTAAAATGGTACGGCGTTCAGGTGCAAGGGAAAATATTTGACACGATGTTAGCGCATTATTTGATCGACCCGGATACCAGACATGGAATGGATATTTTATCAGAAAACTATCTTGGCTACACGCCAATTTCCATTACAAAACTTATAGGTGCGAAAGGTAAAAATCAAGGAACCATGCGTGATGTTCCTGTGATTGATGTGGTAGATTATGCTGCGGAAGATGCAGATGTAACTTTGCAACTTGCCCATATTTTTGAACCAAAATTAATAGAACTTAATGCAGCAAAATTAGCCGAGGAAATTGAAAATCCATTGGTTTATGTTTTAGCTGACATTGAAAAAGAGGGTGTTCGCATTGATATTGAAACTTTACAGGCTTATTCAAAGGAACTTGAAAAAGAGATTATAAAATTTGAACAAAACGTATATGATAAAGCTGGAATAAAGTTTAATCTTGCTTCTCCAAAACAATTAGGAGAAGTTTTATTTGATAAACTTCAGCTCGATCCAAAGGCTAAAAAAACTAAAACTGGTCAATATCAAACAGGTGAAGATGTTTTATCTGCGTTGGCACATAAAAGTGATATTGTGCAGGATATTTTGGATTTTAGACAGTTACAAAAATTAAAATCTACTTATGTTGATGCTTTACCGCTAATGGTTAATCCTAAAACAGGCCGGGTTCATACTTCTTATAATCAGGCGGTTGCCGCAACTGGAAGGTTGAGTTCTAATAATCCAAATTTACAAAATATTCCAATTCGAACAGAACGTGGAAGAGAAGTTCGTAAAGCTTTCATTGCCAGAGATGAAAATCATATCTTATTATCTGCAGATTATTCTCAGATAGAATTGCGCATTATTGCTGATATCAGTAAAGAAGAAAATATGCTGGATGCTTTTAGCAAAGGCATCGATATTCATACTGCAACGGCGGCAAAAGTTTACGGAATTAGCATTGAAGACGTTGACGGAACGCAACGCAGAAACGCAAAAGCGGTTAATTTTGGTATCATCTATGGTCAATCAGCTTTTGGTTTATCACAAAATTTAGGTATCCCACGTAAAGAGGCTGCTGATATTATTGAACAATATTTTACTCAATATCCGGGCATTAAACGTTATATGAGCGATACCATGAACTTTGCCCGTGAAAACGGTTTTGTGGAAACGATTATGGGTAGAAGGCGTTATTTAAGAGACATCAATTCTGCCAACCAAACCGTTAGGGGTTTTGCAGAAAGAAACGCGATTAATGCGCCAATACAAGGTTCTGCTGCAGATATGATTAAGATTGCGATGATCAATATTCATAAAGAAATGAAAGCACAGAAAATGCAATCTACCATGACTATGCAAGTGCATGATGAATTGGTTTTCGATGTTTTACGAACGGAAAAAGATGCGATGAAAGCTATAATTCATGATAAAATGGTTAATGCAATTAAACTAACGGTTCCAATAGTTGTAGAAATTGGCGAAGGCGATAATTGGTTAGCAGCTCATTAA
- the pepT gene encoding peptidase T encodes MSKYSIINGNLANRFIKYVQIDTQSDPNSYSCPSTLKQKDLGKLLIEELLEMGLSDAEMDENGYVYATILSNTDKKVPVICFCSHMDTSPDCSGKNVKPIIHNNYQGTDITLPNDRKIVIKLSDHNDLKHQIGNDIITASGDTLLGADNKAGVAEIMEAANFLVLHPEIKHGDIKILFTPDEEIGRGVDKVNLQKLAANFAYTIDGETLGSIEDETFSADGASLIIHGISTHPGFAKDKMENAIKILAEILDTLPKEFLTPETTHLNEGFIHPVHVSGQVEKAEAQFIIRDFTDENLVKHAQLLEETVKKVMIKFPNSTYELAISEQYRNMKKVLDKFPQVMQYGIEAIERTGVIAKSQSIRGGTDGSRLSFMGLPCPNIFAGEHAFHSKQEWVSLQDMEKAVQTIINIACIWEENS; translated from the coding sequence ATGAGTAAGTATAGTATTATTAACGGAAATTTAGCTAATAGATTTATCAAATATGTACAGATTGATACTCAATCTGACCCAAATTCTTACAGCTGCCCCTCAACATTGAAGCAAAAGGATTTAGGTAAATTATTGATAGAAGAATTGTTGGAAATGGGTCTTTCTGATGCAGAAATGGATGAAAATGGATATGTGTATGCTACAATATTATCAAATACAGACAAAAAAGTCCCGGTAATTTGTTTCTGTTCGCATATGGATACTTCGCCAGATTGTAGTGGAAAAAATGTTAAGCCAATTATTCATAATAATTACCAAGGAACCGATATTACTTTGCCAAATGATCGCAAAATCGTGATTAAATTGTCTGATCACAACGACTTAAAACACCAAATTGGTAATGATATCATCACTGCAAGTGGCGATACTTTATTAGGTGCTGATAATAAAGCTGGTGTAGCGGAAATAATGGAAGCCGCAAATTTTTTAGTACTTCATCCAGAGATCAAACATGGTGATATAAAAATACTTTTTACACCAGATGAAGAAATCGGAAGAGGTGTGGATAAAGTTAATTTGCAGAAATTGGCTGCAAATTTTGCCTATACTATTGATGGAGAAACTTTAGGATCTATTGAAGACGAAACCTTTTCTGCTGATGGCGCATCCTTAATTATCCATGGTATCAGTACCCATCCAGGTTTTGCAAAAGATAAAATGGAAAATGCCATTAAAATATTGGCTGAGATTTTGGATACCCTGCCAAAAGAATTTTTAACCCCAGAAACAACCCATTTAAACGAGGGCTTTATACATCCAGTTCACGTTTCTGGACAAGTTGAAAAAGCCGAAGCTCAATTTATAATCAGAGATTTCACGGATGAGAATTTAGTTAAACATGCCCAACTTTTGGAAGAAACAGTAAAGAAAGTTATGATAAAATTTCCTAATTCAACTTACGAACTTGCTATTTCAGAGCAGTATAGAAATATGAAAAAGGTACTGGACAAATTTCCACAGGTAATGCAATATGGAATTGAAGCAATTGAAAGAACAGGCGTAATTGCTAAAAGTCAAAGTATTCGTGGAGGTACAGATGGTTCTAGATTATCATTTATGGGTTTGCCTTGCCCAAACATTTTTGCTGGAGAGCATGCATTTCACAGCAAACAAGAATGGGTTAGTTTACAGGATATGGAAAAAGCAGTGCAAACTATTATAAACATCGCTTGCATTTGGGAAGAAAATTCTTGA
- a CDS encoding rhomboid family intramembrane serine protease, with amino-acid sequence MEYLQVAPVASIIFVFTIITSLYAFYDTSVYGKFMLHPYSVSKGKQVYTIITSGLIHADYMHLFFNMFTFYAFAFTLEQRMGSWQFALLYFFGLILSDLPTIFKHKDDFHYNSLGASGAISAVLFSAILFNPLSSLYLMFIPIPIPAIVFGVIYLIYCAYASKNSRDNINHDAHLFGALTGLIFTIIFVPGILQNFFAIIRMKLGI; translated from the coding sequence ATGGAATACCTACAAGTGGCACCAGTGGCCTCAATAATATTTGTTTTTACGATCATTACCAGTCTATATGCTTTCTACGATACCAGTGTTTATGGAAAGTTTATGCTGCATCCATATAGTGTTTCAAAGGGAAAACAAGTTTATACTATTATAACAAGTGGGTTAATCCATGCTGATTATATGCACTTGTTTTTTAACATGTTTACTTTTTATGCATTTGCGTTTACCTTGGAACAAAGAATGGGAAGTTGGCAATTTGCTTTGTTATATTTTTTCGGCTTAATTTTAAGCGATTTACCTACCATTTTTAAACACAAAGATGATTTCCACTATAACAGTTTGGGTGCTTCAGGAGCAATTAGTGCTGTACTTTTTAGTGCCATATTGTTTAACCCTTTATCAAGTTTATACTTAATGTTTATCCCGATTCCTATACCGGCAATCGTTTTCGGAGTTATTTATTTGATCTATTGTGCTTATGCCTCAAAAAATTCTAGAGATAATATTAACCATGATGCGCACTTATTTGGTGCTTTAACAGGATTAATCTTTACGATAATTTTTGTTCCTGGGATACTGCAAAACTTCTTCGCTATCATCAGGATGAAATTGGGAATCTAA
- a CDS encoding DNA-3-methyladenine glycosylase I, whose protein sequence is MQNPNAQFQTPNLIRCSWAGTDPLYQKYHDEEWGKPVFDDKILFEFLILEGAQAGLSWITILRRRETYRKAFANFDVGKVAAFDEIEFQRLMNDAGIIRNKLKINGAITNAKLFIDIQKEYGSFVNYVWGFMPNGKPILNNVKSMADVPARTEISDQISKDMKKRGFKFFGTTICYAFMQATGMVNDHLLNCCAR, encoded by the coding sequence ATGCAAAATCCTAATGCCCAATTCCAAACGCCTAATTTAATTCGTTGCAGCTGGGCCGGTACAGATCCGCTATATCAAAAATACCATGATGAGGAATGGGGAAAGCCAGTATTTGATGATAAAATTTTATTTGAGTTTTTAATTTTAGAAGGTGCTCAGGCAGGCTTAAGTTGGATTACCATTCTCCGCCGTAGGGAAACTTATAGAAAAGCATTTGCTAATTTTGATGTCGGAAAAGTCGCTGCTTTTGATGAGATAGAATTTCAAAGATTAATGAATGATGCTGGAATTATTCGCAATAAATTAAAAATTAATGGAGCCATTACCAACGCCAAACTGTTTATCGATATTCAAAAAGAATATGGCAGTTTTGTTAACTACGTTTGGGGTTTTATGCCTAATGGAAAACCTATTTTAAACAACGTCAAAAGTATGGCTGACGTTCCTGCCAGAACAGAAATATCTGATCAGATAAGTAAGGACATGAAGAAACGTGGCTTTAAATTCTTTGGTACAACAATCTGCTACGCCTTTATGCAGGCAACAGGTATGGTAAATGATCACCTGTTAAATTGTTGTGCCAGGTAA